The genomic interval ATAAACTGTATTTTTTCCTGATGTATTATCTTCTTAGTACTGTTGCTCCTTGAGTTAATGTTTACTTTGGGCTATTGAATCAATATTTATAAGTGAAATTTGTCTATAGACTTGAGAAGAGTAATTTGTTAAATCAAGTTTTATTAATGTTACATTCTTTTTATCAGAAGGATTTGGatgatttccttctcttttcatgCTTTTGTAAAATAGTACCTGACCTTAAAATTTCTGTAGAATTCCCCTGTAAAATCATCTTGACCAGATGTTTTATGAGATATGGGGAGTGGAAAGTAGCTCTTAGGTATTCTCcattttttctacttaaaaaaatggtattttattttattttttaattggagtcagTTTCATCAAAGTATGTTTTCTAGAGAATTGTCTACTTTTCCATTACTTAAATCTCCTGTTTTAATGGTTATTTTCCTTTGTCACTTTTTATCTTGTGTAtttatgggtttttttcccccaacctcATCCCATAAACAAGCTTTCTGCTTATTTAGATTAGCAAGtgataatttatttctttgtttttttgtaaaCAAACATTGGCTTAGTAATATggctaatttttcttttctatttcattaattttttgcttttgttcttatTTCCTCTCTTTTGTTATCTTTATTAGCTGAATTATTCAAATTATTCAAATAATCAAATCTGGCAATTAGattttcattgttcatttttattgacatatatatatatatgtatatatatatatatgtataagactATAAAATTTCTTCTGCTCACTTTAATTGTATAGATTAAAGATACACAAATTCTGATACATAATGTTTTTAATCATTATTTGTGTAATGTCTGGGCATATGACAAATCTTAGATTTGTATTTTCTCATCTAAATTGAGCTTTTAGCAAAGTAAGAAGAGTGGTCTTATTATTACTACTTTGTGTAATGTATTGAATTTTTTGTAACTCAATATGTGGAGAATTGGTGGATTTTCATAAGTATTCAATATGCATTAGGGAGCAAGATTTGTTCTCTATCATCAGCGTACAAATAAGAACACTTTATTTATTGTGCTGCTTGTGCTCTCTGTATCCGTACTTGTTTCCATTCCTTTTACCTTTTTCAGTCTGAGCATGATGTGCCAAAATCTCCTGGTGTTTGTTTGCTTCTGTATCCTTGCATTTCCTGAGGTTCCTGCTTTAGGAAGGTGGCTGATATGTAGAAAGTTTCCAACTTATCTTTTCTGTGAACTGTGGCCTTTGCCTCTAAAAAGTTTTCTTCTTGTCTTATTTGTTTTTCCTGAGTTCTACCTTATCAGATACACAATCACAatcctgctttctttttccttgcttTTACCTTTGTTCAATTCTTTGTTTTTCAGCTTTCTCCACTGTCTTGTTAAGTTTTATCTTATGTATACTGCAAACAGTTGGTTTTGCTTTTTGAGCcaagtttaaaatgttttcttttaataccTGAGTTAAATGCATTTACATTTGCTGATTATAACATATTTCATTTCAGCTTTATCAATGATTTTAttgtgctcttcatatagttTCACTATAAAGTGACTTTCAACtgtcattttataaaaaaaaaaaaaaaatctcttttttctctttctgtttttacattgtgttttatgtttcttttgttaTTCAGGAAGGCTTGTAACATGCCCACATTGTTACCTCATACTAATGTCCAGAGTCTCTCCTTTCCTTAGTTTTGACTACTCTGCTTGTCAGCTTTAAATGATATTCTCTGAACCCACTCTGCCTTATTCTCCTTTCTGCTCTGCTTTCCTCAGTTATTTTCTCAATTAGTTGTAAATTAAAGTTTGCaaagttctttatttttatgttatattgcTTGCAAGATATGGGTGATTTTATTTTCACCCCTTGTTCAGATGTATCTTTGTTTTTCAAGGCTGTGTGGAGAGATTCTAATTTAGGCTGCTGCCATTATCCTATGGACCTAGAAGCttctcatagatttttatgagaattaaatgagttaatctaTGTGAAAGTAAAGATAGCTGATTACCCTTTGGTGCAAAGACTTTAgtaatttgttgtgtttttttttttttgcttttaaagataacacttttttttttttttttttctaactactGTCTATTAACCCTTTTATGGGAAGTATTTTTGCCACCTTCCACTTCCTAACATGCTTTCTGTTTTGCCATATAGATATTTTCTGATTTGCTAGGTAGAAAGGTACAGGAGGTTGAGAGCAGGATGACatctcagtgggcttccctggagataGTAAGCAGAAATGAACAAGCTGGAAAAGAAAGCACCAAACAGGAGTATAaactgataaaaaagaaaatagagaggaaataatttttcagttctcttgCATTCTACTTTGACTTGCTCCAGGCGATAAACAAGGCTGAATAGCAGGCTGGTTTTCAATGCACCAACTAGCCTAGATTCAAATAAGAACACTAGAAATTCTTTTGAGCAACAGCTATATTTAGTTAACTTATTCTTTCAAGAAGGCATTGCACTTGAACTCTAAGGAATAacaatacattatatatatatatatatatagtcagtgACCTCCCTGAAGGTTTAAAACATATGACAAAATAGGCAAGAGTTTAACATTATGTTCACAACAACTCAAGAATTTTGAATCTTTATTATCTGCCTTTTAAACAGAAGAAATAATCAAGATTCAAATTCAGAGAGATTGAGCAAATGTTAGAAAGCCATATAATTAAAAAAGAGCAGAGCAGTGATTTGAATCAAATGTTTCTCTGCTCCAATATAATATAATTTAAGAAGATAAAGAAGGGCAAGATGAGTGGCAGTAACAGACATATTTTAAATGCTTAGAGGACAAGAAAGTTATTTGTGGTTGGAATGGTCTGAGAAGATGTTTCAGAAAATGTTGGGTTTGTAGATTCGCTCCCCTCCAGCGCCTGGCAGCATTTGTGTTCCTAATTCCTGTGTATCCCACTTGTACTTAGCCTCTCTTTTGCTCTGTGACTCTACCAAGAATGGGTCTTccattttacaaaaaaagaaaaaagaaacaaacactttTTTGCACAGAGACCTTCAGGCAGGAGCCTCTTTTAAATTAGAGATGGTAATTAATATAATCACTGGGTCCTGAGAGGGGAGCTTGATTGAGACTGCAGGAGCAGAGAGTGACAAGCTACAGATTGCCTGTTATCTGATCAGGAGGGCTGGTGTTTGAGTTCACTTGGAGGAATAAAGACAGTCTATGATCTGATCCTTTGATCCAGATAAACACCAGCAGGGTGTGAAGTGGTCTTGGAATGACCTAAGGCTGAGTCTGTTatgagaatgggggtgggggggttataAATATCAGAACAGCAGGAGATAGAAGTGATTCTAATGAAATTAGATGAGACTACTGACAGGGTCCcatacggtcccatcacttcatggtaaatagatggggaaacaatggaaacaatgacagactttaatttcttgggttccaaaatcactgcagatggtgactgcagccagacaaacccagacagcatatcaaaaagcagagacgttgctttgccagcaaaggtctgtatagtcaaagctatggtttttccagtagtcacgtatggatgtgagttggaccataaagaaggcggagtgctgaagaattggtgcttttgaactgtggtgttggagaaaaccttgagagtcccttggactgcacggagatccaaccagtccatcctaaagaaaatcactactgaatattcattggaaggactgatgctgaagctgaaactccaatattttggccacctgatgcaaagaactgactcattaaaaaagactctgatgctgggaaagactgaaggcaggaggagaaggtgatgacagagaatgacatggttggatagcatcactgacgcaatggacatgggcttgaacaagctccaggagatggtgaagaacagggaagcctgacgtgctgcagtccatggggtcgcaaatagtcagacatgttTGAGCAACTAACAACAATAACATTGATGGGAACCTGGCTCTCTGGAAGTGTTTCTTCAACTCCCTGGAGGTGGCATTCctgttaaatgtatttaaaatggagaatAAGAGAACTACGGAATAACAAAGTAAAGTTGGTGAGCCCAAAGTTCAAGCAAATCTCAAGTAATCTCCATTTCTGTATCCAGGTATATGGCAATATTCTAGGATATTAAGACAGAAAGACCTCAAAGAAAAATGGctccattatttccattttatagatgaagaaacagtgttCTCACTGTTCAACCCCTGCCCGACTCTCCTAAAACAAAATTAGAACACTTGGTCCAGGGACAGAACTGAAATCTTATTCTAAAGCTATGAAAGGCTTCTTTTCACAAAAAGGGCAGCTTTTTGTGGAAAACTCTAAAGTGGAAGGTAGGTGATGCAGAGTATCAAAAATAGCCATATTTGAATCTTACCTTCATTATCTATTTGGAACTGTGTGGTTATGGGAAAAATCACTTATCTATctcgagcctcagtttctttattcttAAAGTCTAGATAATAATCCATAGCTTGTAGAAAAAGCTAAGCAGATGGAGTGATTTCCTCTACATGAAGaaggcacaggaaaaaaaaaaaaaagcaattttaaactGTTTATGAAAGATGGTTGAACCATGGGAAAGGGGGTAATGGAGAATGGATGGTTCAGGCAGAGGaaacttagaggaaaaaaataaaacaaattttacatTTATCCGCACATTTAATTCTACAGTAACACTGTCAGGTAAGGTACTCTGGTCTTTAttgtagagatgagaaaactgaagcagaaaGATTAGGTTATTTGCTCAAAGGCACGTACAGAGCAAATTCAAAGTCTGATCTGCACCAAGGAATGAGAAGCAAACAAGATATTCTTAAATGTGGTAGAAGAGCCAGCTCTGTGCATGCatacattatcagttcagttcagatactcagttgtgtctgacttttgtgaccccacggactgcagcatgctaggcttctctgtccttcaccatctcctggagctggctcaaactcatgttatcaagttggtgatgcctttcaaccatctcatccactgtcatcccttctcctaatctcttctcaatctttcccaccgtcagggtcttttccaatgagtcagtgcttcgcatcaggtggccaaagtatcggagcttcagcttcagcatcagtccttccagtgaatattcaggactgatttcctttaggatggactggtttgatcttcttgcagtccaagggactctgaagagtcttctccaacaccacagttaaaaagcatcaattcttcagcatgcagctttttttatggcccaactctcacatctatacatgactactggaaaaaccatgactttgactagacagacctttgttagtaaaaaggaatgtctctgctttttattttatttatttatttttttgctgatcTGGACTTTATTAAGATGAAATCACTGATAATTACACAGAAATTACTTGCCTAAGCTAAAATCCTTGAGATTCACATGAACTTAGTTACACAAATAAATGGCATGTTCAAAACCAGGAGGAAATATCCCAATGCTCAGGTGATGAAGGCTGAGGTGAACAAATCTGCACACCTATTTCAAGCTCTTAAACAGTTTGTGGGCCTCACAGTGGTCCCTTGCATGCAAGAAGCCAAAGAGCTCCTCTGTGCcgtcctcctctgtctgtgacctGGAGGATACATGCTCATCACAGAGCTCTAGCCGCTCCCGAGCCTTCACACATTTCTCCATCTGCTAACATTGCTCTTTCTCTGTCGTCAGAGGATCCACtaattcctcctcctcttcttcctcctccttgggATCTCCGGACCTGGTCAGCATCCTTTGCCCATCCTCTAGGCCCGTGTTCGGCTGCAGCTCtggtctgctttttaatatactatgtaggtttgtcatagcttttcttccaaggaacaagcatcttttaatttcatggttgcagtcaccatctgcagtgattttggagtccccaaaataaagtctgtcatgtttccattgtttccccatctatttgccatggagtgatgcgaccagatgccattattttttttctttcttcttcttttttttttttttttgcatgttgaattttaagccagctttttcactctcctctttcactttcatcaagaggttctttagttcctcttcactttctgccataagggtggtgtcatctgcatatctgaggttattgatatttctcccaacagtcttgattctagcttgtgcttcatccaagccagcattttgcatgatgtactccacatgtaagttaaatattcAGGGTGACAATgcacagtcttgatgtactcctttcccaatctggaaccagtctgttgttccatgtctggttctaactgttgcttcttgacctgcttataGATTTCTTaggagcaggtaaggtggtctggtactcccattgctttaagaattttccacagtttgttttgatccacacaaaggctttagcatagtcaacgaagcagaagtagatgcttttctggaattgtcatgtttttattgatgatccaatggatgttggtaatttgatctctggttcttctgtcttttctaaattcacttgaatgtctggaagttctcagttcatgtactgttgaagcctagcttagagaattttaagcattagtttgatagcctgtgagatgagtgccattgtgtggtagttggaacattctttggcattgcctttctttgggattggaatgaaaactgacattttccagtcctgtggccactgctgagttttccaaatttgctggcatattgagtgcaacactttcacagcattgtcttttagaattcaaaatagctcagctggaattccatcccctccacttgttttgttcattgtgatgcttcctaaggcccacttgacttcacagtccaggatgtctgactttggttatctgggtccttaaaatatttttcatagtttttctgtgtattcttgccacctcttcttaatatctttagcttctgttaggtccatacaatttctgtccttaattgtggcCATTTTTGTgtgatatgttcccttggtatctctaattttcttgaagagatctctagtcattcccattctattgtttccctgtatttctttgcattgatcaagtAAGAAGGGTTTCTaatctatccttgctattcttttgaactcgatatacagatggatatatctttccttttctcatttggcttttacttctgttttctcagctgtttgtaaggcctcctcagactacCACTTTGCcttgttatatttctttttcttggggatggttttaatcagtgcctcctgtacaatgttatgaatgtctggccatagttcttcagggagtctgcctatcagatctaatcccttgaatctatttgtcacctccattgtgtaatcataagggatttgatttaggtcaaacctgaatattctaatggttttccctactgccttcaatttaagtctgaatttggcaataaggagttcatggtctgagccacagttggctcctggtcttgtttttgctgatggtatagagcttctgcatctttggctgcaaagaatataatcaatctgatctcagtattgaccatctagtgatattcatgtgtagagttgtctcttatattgttggaagagggtgtttgctatgaccagtgcattttcttggcaaaactctgttagcctt from Dama dama isolate Ldn47 chromosome 20, ASM3311817v1, whole genome shotgun sequence carries:
- the LOC133041648 gene encoding LOW QUALITY PROTEIN: uncharacterized protein LOC133041648 (The sequence of the model RefSeq protein was modified relative to this genomic sequence to represent the inferred CDS: substituted 1 base at 1 genomic stop codon), producing the protein MGTCVTAGERDSQQEFALGLMGLKPGLSNHPEERDGRGGGRDVPETVHTVRHSKTIGIASRIPRSRWLPHSMRALVEDREAVDRPELQPNTGLEDGQRMLTRSGDPKEEEEEEEELVDPLTTEKEQCXQMEKCVKARERLELCDEHVSSRSQTEEDGTEELFGFLHARDHCEAHKLFKSLK